One part of the Candidatus Thermoplasmatota archaeon genome encodes these proteins:
- a CDS encoding Ni/Fe hydrogenase subunit alpha, producing the protein MAKQRITISPITRLEGHGRIELFLDSKGSLENAYFQVPELRGFERFCVGRLAEDMPVLTSRICGVCPESHHLCSTKALDKLFKVEPTRVAKKLRELFYSAYYIYDHILHFYILASPDFVVGLDAKPEERNILGVIKKVGLEVAKEVIKHRAYGQRVLEILGGKTIHPTFGLPGGVSKGLNEEERAEIEKIASSCIEFAKFSIALWKDKLLPAYKELILNDGYKLETYYMGLVDESNKINFYDGKIRVVSPDNKEYAKFEVDNYLEHIAERVEPWSYCKFPYLKKLGWKGLEASKDSGIYRVGPLARVNASEGFATKLANEEYKKFYEFFNCKPVHNTLAYHWARLIEILYAAERLLELTQDKEITGKEIRTYPKSEEKESEGIGVIEAARGTLIHHYVADENKLIKKVNLIVATTHNHAPISISIKEAAKSLIKEGKVDKGILNKIEVAFRAYDPCFACATHALPGHLPLVVNVYNANKKLIRKIANF; encoded by the coding sequence ATGGCAAAGCAAAGAATAACTATCTCGCCAATAACGAGACTTGAGGGACATGGCAGAATAGAGCTGTTTTTAGATAGTAAAGGCAGTCTAGAAAATGCCTATTTCCAAGTGCCAGAGCTGAGAGGGTTTGAACGGTTCTGTGTCGGTAGATTAGCTGAAGATATGCCTGTACTTACATCTAGAATTTGCGGTGTATGCCCTGAATCTCATCATCTATGCTCAACAAAAGCTTTAGATAAATTATTTAAGGTAGAGCCTACAAGAGTAGCTAAGAAACTAAGGGAGCTTTTCTATTCTGCTTACTACATCTACGACCATATTTTACATTTCTATATACTTGCCTCGCCCGATTTTGTTGTAGGCTTAGATGCTAAGCCAGAGGAGCGCAATATTTTAGGAGTAATAAAAAAAGTAGGTCTTGAGGTTGCAAAAGAAGTGATAAAGCACAGAGCTTACGGGCAAAGAGTACTTGAAATTCTAGGCGGTAAGACGATACATCCAACTTTCGGCCTACCTGGCGGCGTGAGTAAAGGATTAAATGAAGAGGAGCGGGCTGAGATAGAGAAAATAGCAAGCTCGTGTATCGAGTTTGCTAAGTTTTCCATAGCGCTTTGGAAAGATAAATTGTTGCCAGCCTACAAGGAACTAATTCTTAACGATGGCTATAAGCTGGAGACTTATTACATGGGACTTGTGGATGAAAGCAACAAAATAAATTTTTACGATGGCAAAATAAGGGTTGTTAGTCCTGACAACAAAGAGTACGCAAAATTTGAAGTTGATAACTATCTTGAGCACATTGCAGAGCGTGTAGAGCCTTGGAGCTATTGCAAATTCCCTTATCTAAAAAAGCTTGGCTGGAAAGGTTTAGAAGCAAGCAAAGATAGCGGTATTTACAGAGTAGGTCCTTTAGCAAGAGTTAATGCAAGTGAAGGGTTTGCTACCAAACTAGCTAACGAAGAGTATAAAAAATTTTATGAGTTTTTCAATTGCAAGCCAGTGCATAATACTCTTGCATATCACTGGGCAAGATTAATAGAAATTTTGTATGCTGCTGAAAGATTGCTGGAGTTAACTCAAGATAAAGAGATTACAGGTAAAGAAATAAGAACTTATCCTAAAAGCGAAGAGAAAGAATCTGAAGGTATAGGCGTAATAGAAGCTGCACGTGGTACTTTGATACATCATTATGTAGCTGATGAAAATAAGTTAATTAAAAAAGTCAATCTTATAGTGGCAACTACTCACAACCACGCTCCGATATCTATTTCTATTAAAGAAGCAGCTAAAAGTTTAATTAAAGAAGGTAAAGTAGATAAAGGAATTTTGAATAAGATAGAGGTTGCATTTAGAGCCTACGATCCATGCTTCGCATGCGCTACCCACGCGCTTCCGGGACATTTGCCATTGGTAGTAAATGTTTACAATGCAAATAAAAAATTAATCAGAAAGATAGCTAATTTTTAG
- the ftsY gene encoding signal recognition particle-docking protein FtsY yields the protein MFKALKEKLKILHKKTEEELKAEPLPKETKIDKILWALELIMLEADVALPVIDKIKEDVKKELATKKLGRDVKSVIEETLKSAISNILHSAVSDFDKLVSERQKPIKLLFVGINGSGKTSAIAKLAWRLKKSNYRCVLAASDTFRAGAIEQLEKHASALGAKLIKHLPGSDPAAVAYDAVEHAKARNIDFVLIDTAGRMQTNVNLMDEMKKLNRVIAPDFIIFVGDALTGNDAVEQAKTFNDELGIDAVILTKIDADAKGGAALSVAYTIGKPILFLSTGQGYEDFIEFDPKWMVDRLFG from the coding sequence ATGTTCAAAGCTCTAAAAGAAAAACTTAAAATATTGCATAAGAAGACGGAAGAGGAGCTAAAAGCTGAGCCTTTGCCGAAGGAGACAAAAATCGATAAAATACTGTGGGCTTTAGAACTTATTATGCTGGAAGCGGATGTAGCGCTTCCTGTGATCGATAAAATAAAAGAAGATGTGAAGAAGGAGCTAGCCACCAAGAAGCTTGGTAGAGACGTGAAAAGTGTTATTGAGGAAACTTTAAAAAGCGCAATTTCAAATATACTTCATTCTGCAGTCTCTGATTTTGATAAACTTGTTTCAGAGCGCCAGAAGCCAATAAAGTTGCTTTTTGTAGGTATAAACGGCTCTGGAAAGACGAGTGCAATTGCTAAATTAGCTTGGAGGTTAAAGAAGAGTAATTATCGTTGTGTTTTAGCTGCAAGCGATACTTTTAGAGCAGGAGCTATTGAGCAGTTAGAGAAGCATGCTAGTGCATTAGGTGCAAAGCTAATCAAGCATTTGCCTGGCAGCGATCCTGCAGCTGTGGCTTACGATGCGGTAGAGCATGCAAAAGCTCGTAATATCGATTTTGTACTCATTGATACTGCTGGAAGAATGCAGACTAATGTTAATCTTATGGACGAAATGAAAAAGCTCAATCGTGTTATCGCTCCTGACTTTATAATTTTCGTTGGCGATGCTCTTACAGGTAACGATGCTGTGGAGCAGGCTAAAACTTTTAATGACGAGTTAGGCATAGATGCAGTTATATTAACAAAAATAGATGCGGATGCTAAAGGTGGAGCTGCTCTCTCAGTCGCCTATACTATAGGTAAGCCTATCTTGTTTTTGAGTACAGGTCAGGGTTACGAGGATTTTATAGAATTCGATCCTAAATGGATGGTGGATAGATTGTTTGGCTGA
- the pfdA gene encoding prefoldin subunit alpha: protein MKEKEETKARELQETVYLLELKKAQFSTLEKQIALLDITYNDNLRAKETLTNYDKLSDGNEILVPIGGEIFLYAKIDKIGKALVGIGGDVTVEKSVAEAIKRVEDRLKEIESARIRISDQAEKVQSDITKLTERIRALYEAQSK, encoded by the coding sequence ATGAAAGAAAAGGAAGAGACCAAAGCTAGGGAATTGCAAGAAACTGTTTATTTATTAGAGCTGAAGAAAGCCCAGTTTAGCACTCTTGAGAAGCAGATAGCACTTTTAGATATTACTTATAACGACAATCTAAGAGCCAAAGAAACTCTTACCAATTACGATAAACTATCTGATGGCAATGAAATTCTTGTGCCTATAGGCGGTGAAATATTTCTTTACGCAAAAATTGATAAAATAGGAAAAGCTCTTGTAGGGATTGGCGGAGATGTCACTGTAGAGAAGAGCGTAGCTGAAGCTATAAAAAGGGTAGAAGATAGACTGAAAGAAATTGAGAGTGCAAGAATTAGAATTTCAGACCAGGCTGAGAAGGTACAAAGCGATATTACTAAACTCACAGAAAGAATTAGAGCGCTTTACGAAGCGCAGTCAAAGTAA
- a CDS encoding nodulation protein NfeD: protein MATKKLAFVILILILVQNFYIADSTKAQQTRVLVVKIEEPITPATPEILKEALEKAQSLGANALIIILNTPGGGLSETFQITQLIASSPIPIIGYVYPLAAHAVSAGTFILMSTHIAAMAPHTIIGSCQPIEVTPEGSKYITENKTINHLVKILQEHASIHNRNVSVVEKFVTENRNLNATEANELGVIEIIASSIQELLEQADGMNVTTSIGNLTLSTANAQIVYYEPSIKLQILKVLSNPLLASLLLMLGIFGLIFGISTPGHGAEILGIICICLGLIGTGFELNYVALFLVIFGSALLLIELFTPGFGIIGIAGIICLIIGTVFLIPMTYPRWLVSEEFQKQLVITLLAPPAVVAGFFIFALFKIIKIRRKKPAIGEFVGEEAETIEEISKGKEGFVMFKGEYWRAKSEDETIPQRTRVVIVRKDHATLVVKKKSE from the coding sequence ATGGCAACTAAAAAACTTGCTTTTGTAATCCTAATACTGATTTTAGTGCAGAATTTTTACATAGCTGATAGTACAAAGGCACAGCAAACCAGAGTATTGGTTGTAAAAATAGAAGAGCCTATAACCCCAGCTACACCTGAAATTTTAAAAGAAGCTTTAGAAAAAGCTCAATCTTTAGGAGCTAATGCTTTAATAATCATACTCAACACCCCTGGTGGAGGGCTAAGCGAGACTTTTCAGATTACTCAGCTAATAGCTAGCTCGCCAATACCTATAATAGGCTATGTTTATCCCCTAGCAGCGCATGCAGTTTCAGCAGGTACTTTCATTCTTATGAGTACTCATATCGCAGCAATGGCTCCTCATACTATTATAGGTTCATGCCAGCCTATAGAAGTCACTCCGGAGGGTAGTAAGTACATAACTGAGAACAAAACTATAAATCACTTAGTAAAAATCCTGCAAGAGCATGCGAGTATACACAATCGCAATGTATCGGTTGTAGAAAAGTTCGTTACTGAGAATCGCAATCTCAACGCTACTGAAGCTAACGAGCTAGGAGTTATAGAAATTATTGCAAGCTCTATTCAAGAGCTTTTGGAGCAGGCTGACGGAATGAACGTAACCACAAGTATTGGCAATTTAACTTTGAGTACTGCAAACGCGCAAATAGTATATTATGAGCCATCAATTAAACTACAAATTTTAAAAGTACTATCAAATCCACTTCTTGCGTCACTACTTCTAATGCTAGGAATTTTCGGACTGATTTTCGGTATTTCCACGCCAGGCCACGGAGCTGAAATTTTAGGAATTATCTGCATATGCTTAGGACTGATAGGTACAGGCTTCGAGCTTAATTATGTGGCGCTGTTTTTAGTTATCTTCGGAAGTGCTCTACTGCTTATAGAACTATTCACGCCAGGCTTCGGAATTATAGGAATTGCAGGAATAATATGTTTAATAATTGGAACTGTATTCTTAATACCAATGACATACCCCAGATGGCTTGTATCAGAGGAGTTTCAAAAACAGTTAGTGATTACTTTACTTGCTCCTCCAGCTGTAGTCGCAGGTTTTTTCATATTCGCATTATTCAAAATTATAAAAATAAGGCGGAAGAAGCCTGCAATTGGCGAGTTTGTTGGCGAAGAAGCAGAAACTATAGAGGAAATTTCTAAAGGAAAAGAAGGTTTCGTAATGTTTAAAGGCGAATATTGGCGGGCGAAGAGCGAGGACGAGACAATTCCTCAGAGAACCAGAGTTGTTATTGTAAGGAAAGACCACGCTACACTCGTGGTAAAGAAGAAAAGCGAATAA